The genomic segment AGTGCAAATGTACATTCGAAAACTCTATTGTAAATTACAAACAATTAATGACTCAAAGTAAAGTACATatacataggataggatttacacgTTTATcacggggagaggaaagccgataagatgacttaatcatatgacgaaccacggcctctcgtccggttgggattagttagtcagttatttgttttcggaagcattgacTTGAAAGAGTTAGTATAGTTTGTGTGAACAACCTATTATGAAATAGAGGAAAGAAATGATCAATTATATGGAAATGAAGGTGGCATCATGGCCATGTATATATGCCGTTCCTCCAGCGAAAGCATGCCGAATTCAATAGAGAAAAATTACGCCCGACTGTGGCAATTTTTCTTCAAGCGTTGAAAGTTTGGGGTAGAACATCAGACTAGAAAAACAAAAGTGTGAAAGTTATATTATTGACATTGAATGGTCCCGCTGTTAAGAGGAATATCATTTAAGTACCACTTTTGCTCAGATTAAAATTCTTTTAATAAGCAGCCGACAAGTTGATGAAGTCAAAGAATGTCCGGTACCGAATTTTGTACTCTATCCGCAAGGTTGAGGTAATCAATCACCGATAGCACATGAATGAATTCTACTATGTAATGATAAAAGAGTGTAGAGACGCATTTTTAATTTCAGCGTTTCGAATATATCAGCAGCGCGATTTTTAGCTAGTCATTTTTGTCCATATATATGCTAAATTATCATGTTGTAGGGCAACGTTTTCCAACGGGAagaaatttctaaattttgtcGTTCTTATGGGGAAATTTTGCTTTGGCTTTGTATTTTCTGTATTATTAGTAATATACTTTActtctttattattactatatataGTACGCATTTATacacacattataaactacttgaactgtacaaaagcTGGAGAGCTAGTGTTAGGCACTATTGTGTCCATCCATTGtgtcaattatttgaatatttagtgATATGAATACCAAAATATGCAACAAAACCGATGATTAAGAAAAGCGAGTGCAGATAAAATATAATACGTAAATGTGGCCACGTTATGTACGCAAATGTGGTTAGAATGAACTGTACCGGTATATAGTGTTTTGGTTGATTAGTGATAGATGTTACGATAAGTATACAAATATGCTCATGATGGTAAAAATGACAGAACTAATGATTCGATtgatatttttcacttttaattGACAACTCATGAAAGTTTTAAGACTGGGTTAAAAATAGCCGATAAGGTATAAATCGTCTCTTTAGAAAGCACACAATAACGTTTTACatcaaataaagaaaaacaacaTTGAAAACAGCAAAGAATACATGGTATCACAATTATCACCAGACACTTTCTTTGCATATATTTTAACTACTGTGTCTATTTTTCTTATACcatgaaaaatgatataaaatatacaaaaggACAAGCATTCCATTGGATATTAAACTgatgataaaatttgaaatagattttaaatgaaaaaatggaacaaatcaaaataaaatattaaaacagtgCAAATTGAAACTGCATTGCaaattacaaaaatgaagaattgtAGTACGATATATAGGGAGGCGGCAGCTTTTGTTTCAACAACCAGCTTTACAATTGAGCCAACTACTAATGCAATGACCAAACAACCACACCTTAATGGCATTGAACATGAGTCAACCTATATGCATGTAGAAAATCTGAATGTTTGACAAAAGTGCTGCTTCCATACCAGAGATAGTTCATGCAGTGATATAACATATCAGTGTTCAAAGTAATatagtaaattaaaaatgaagtaTTTACAGGTAATATATTGTACAAAAGTCAAGAAAAAGGTTTGAAAGATTAAAAATAGAGATCCAATCGATATCTATAGAAATAATAAAGTCTTCAAGAGTTCTATTAGTTAGCTGGTGTGGTGATAGATTTGTCCCTGCCACAAGTCATGTCATCCAACATTTTGGTTTAAAAGGGATATCCCAAATTTATCGAAAACATCACATATTCTCAACTACTCGAAAAAGATGCTAAAATTAACCACGAGGGTTCTTTAAAAGGTTGGGTTTTATAATGATGATAGggtcacaaaaatatttagtaaaacGTTCCATGAGAAGGGTCAAGAATAAAGAATTGTTCAATGTGCTTCCATCAAACTAAAATTAATCCAGTACTATATACCAAAATGGTTACTGGCTAGGATGGGATTGGAACAGCCAAAAAGTTCGGCTTTTATGTACATGATATGCTctagaattgaaaaatttattaaatgagCAATTCCATGGTAATCAATGTTCATTTGACGGCAAAACAGTTAAAATAATATACCAATGAATAGAAAGAACATCGAGAGACTTAGATAAGGCATACAATATGcttgtagttttttttataaatttgaagtCAGTGTTATGAAAATGAGTCATATCAATATACAATTTGCAGTGTGATTCAAAGTTTCAGTAACATTTGAGGGGGCAGTGCTagaatacaataaaatattaccatatatctaaaatatatttaaattgtatatgAATTGTTTTATCGAGATGTTGACTAAAGCTAATTAAATGGGAAGCTTTGACTTCAGAAAAATGCCATATTTAGGTGGGAAATGATGTTCTGGTTCCGGTCTTGGAGCTTTATGTGCTAATCGCTATGCAAACAACATCATAagactttattttatttacaaaatcaaatatatgtaaattacataaatgtgaaatatttttttattataattcacAAACAACTACAAGACAAATAAAATGTCTGTACATTCTATTTATCCCTATATATTCTGACATTGTTAGCAATAAAGGACAGTTCATTATTGTTCAGAATCGCTATCCGTTGAAATTTCAAGACTGCTCAATTCTCCCTCATCATCGTTAGCTAATCGTTCTATAATACTTGCATCTTCATGTTCAGTGGGTGGTCGTCTTATTGTGAAACTTTCAATTGTTTCAATGGAAGGTGTTACTTCTACACTCGGAATTGGTTCAAGTGGGGTAGAAAATTGTCTAGCAGCACCAAATTGTGAAGCAGGTCTAAATGGACGATTATTTGAAGAACGTGGCTGGTAGTTCGTTGGTGAGGAAGGTTTAGGTTCTGTAGCATCAGATGACTTTATTGTGGGCAATCGACTGTCAATATCACCGTAAGTTGATGATGTGAAACAGCTTGGTTGAATACTACCGTTTTGACAACTTTGATACGATTTGATGTTTTTTGGATACGTGGAAAGATTTGTATCAGATATTGAAATGTTTTCAAGCTGGGGTGAGTTTATAGTAGGACTATCAGATATATTGCTGTTGCTGGAATTAATGGTTTTCACGGGCATTGATGAAACAGTTGTAGGGCTCGACCTGAAAAAGAACATCAGAAACTTATTTTCATTAAAAGAAAGATTCTAcgatttattgatttttatgtttttggTACAGCAGGAAGCTGTAAACAATCGTGAAACACTGATACTTTATCAAATGATGGAAATTGCACCAGTAGAATTTTATAAGCTCGATAGTTGGTATATCATGCTTAGCGATATGAACACGTTTACCATTGTTCCCCTGAATACTCTGCACAGATTTGACTCATTtgggagataattatgtgcgagagaattgctagACTCCTCACCGTTGAAGGGTGGTGGTTCATAAAATCACTGGTCAGTTATGATTCCCCAACCGTCAAGTCCACGCATCAAAAAAATAATCAGTGAACGATCCCCTGATAAGGACAGCATTCCGACTATTTACTATATGAGCAAGTCATCCTATTGTtctcctctcccccaggatgaAAGTGAAAATCGAAAATCATATCCCACATTAACACATTGAAAAAACTAGTGATGATAATTAGATATAGTAATAAGCAAAGATAGTAATATTAAATCGACTTACTTGCAGATATCTATTTGCCCAAAACTACAATATTACTTTACTTACAGTTACATGTACTATTCAGCGCTTTACGAAATATGTGAACTGCAACTCTTGTGTAATTCATTGCAACTCTCATTCAAATAAACTGATATATACCTATTATCCAACTATTAATACAAAATGatcattttctaaaaaaatttttacctgGTCTTCACAACACTGACATCATTTTCAGTTGGTGTTCTAGGTGATCTATTCCATGGATAACTAACAGTTCTTTGTGGTTCAGCTGACtgttattgtaaaaaatattgaaaaatgttaatttgtaaaaattgtataaTCATTTGAAGTTGTACGTATTCAGaaccaaaaattattttatttcaaacgtGAATTGATAAAGAATGAGACGAACGTTTATATGAGAAATTCTATTCTATCAAAATgcacaataaaaataacattctGCTGTGAAaatactatttttatattttaataataatattaatatgtgTTCAGTTTTCTGATCATATCACACTTTATTTGTTATGCTCGCTGCAAATACTGCAACGCAGTTGATTATAcatgtgaaatatttattgctTGACAGTAATTAACCTGTTAGAGATAACAAAACCTTATGCTAATGATATCCTGTGTTAGTTGCAACCAGTATGAaaagaacacaaataaaaagtagctccattatttaaaaaaaaaaaaaaatgatataattgTTGACCAGACTAAAATAGGGGAACTAAGGTAATCCAATCTGGTAATTACCTGGAATTTGACAACTTCTTTCTCCTGGTTTGTTGCAATATGATCCGTTAATGTAGCCTGTGAACCTCCAGAAAGGCTGTGTACAAGTGATATTTTCTCTTCTTCACGAATCTGAAGTataaaattgatagaaaaaataaattcctTCATGCAGTGGTAGAAATCAATATGACCAATTATAACAATGCCAGAATGTGAGGTGCTTTTTGAAAGTAGAGTTGCATGTAATAACTTTAGTAtaagtttattataaattacTTTACCTCTTATTTCTCAAAAACACAacttttttcaatgaaaaatgttACGACAGGTGACAGTAGTGTCAAGAAATGCAACAAAAGCCACAGTTACTCATTGGGACTACACCCATGGATATTCGAAAGAAGCGAACATTCGAATACATTTAAAATTCTTTagattcaatataataaaattttaaatttaggatTAATTTAGAACCTTAGGGGTTTTAAGCCATCAGACATGAATATCGGAACGTATGATATCTCAACTGGTAACAATCAACACAAAGAAATTaatgactttttatttttcatgtcgTTTTAGATGTGATCAACATGGCGATATAGTGATTTATGTCATTTTCCATATAAGATGCCCCAATTTAGAAGgtattcgatatttcatatttacaaataatttctcagaatgtattcaaaagAGTAAAATTTCGATTCTGGCCATCCCTGACCACACTGCTTGATTACTGTATAATCTTTTAGTTATAGCTGAATGAAGTATGGAAGAGAACTAATGGATTCTGTGTGAAAGAGAATTTATTGCTTTTATCTAAAGGTGGAAAACAAAGCTGTTTGCCTGTTGTAGTTTTGTCATATTACATAGAAAATTAAGCTGGTAGGCTCAAGCATGTCTGACTCTATGAtcaatctaaatttttatttttcctcTCGAAACAGGATAAACTTTTATAACACAACCGATATAAAATTCAcatctgtataataaaaaaaacagagtATACTAAAAGGTGAATTATTAAAAGGCTATTGAAAATGACCTGTTCTCTCAGGATTTCATTAGACGCTGTAATATTCACTGGATTATGTTTCATAAAACCACTTGATCCAGGTGGAAAATCACTTGTTTGAAAATGACTTGGACAAACTTGTGATGGTGGATCTGATGGAACTACCGAATTATCACCATTCTGCAAATAGAGACAAACAATTCTATTAATGGCTTTGGAATAATAAATGAAGATCTACATTAGATATTACCTAAAGTACCACTTGGATATAAATACAGGGTGACCCATGAAAAACAGAATTTAGGCCATTAGACCATATTTAATATATTCTCAATTAACAAAACCTTCGCGTAAAACGTTCTTGATTACTGAAACTATTGGGTACACCTATACACAGGCAGAAGTTCGcgtgttgaataaattttattttatttctcagaagtaattaaaaaatttatgggTACTGTTCTTCTGGGTCAGTCTGTATCTTTGTAGACAATATTCAAAAGAGATCtataattttgtaattattttaaaaatataatacttCTAACAATACCGATttagttgaaaaatatatttcacagcAAATAATCAATGACATGTTTGGTATAAATATAGAAATCGACTAATGGAAGACGTAAAATTTTACAATCAACTTACATTTACAATAGGTGGTTTAGGATAATAATTCCTTAGCATGTGAGGTGGTGGATGAAATGGTGGATTTTCCTAAAACAAAATTGTAGAGTTTATAGAAAATGCCAGCTTCACTAGAAATAGCTGAATAGGTAGTTTTACCACCAGAATTGTGGAGTCGGCAAGTATTTACAATATATTATGACTTCGGGTTGAAAAGAAATTTTTCCAGCAACTTTAGGTTGAGAAAAATTTTGGGTCCGATTCCAAATCTAAACCTagcaaaaattgaattttgataacaaaaatttagttgaaacgatacagaaatatattcgtGTTAGTGTGTAGCAGGCCTCTTTAATCACCTGAAAACAATAGCCTATACAATTCTCCTTCAATATACTATTAATGAAGCTTAGTCATTGAGTTTATGAGATTTCAACTCCAGTTTGgagttttgaaatttgactcCGATTCCCACTCCAgtaaaaacttgccaaactCCTCAGCCCTGGTTATAAACGTAAATTTCGACATCACAACGGCCTGGACAGAGACTTAGAAATTTTTGAGCTAATTAATAAGCCATGTTAATACAGCTACAATGTGCTACCATATGTgcttatttgaaattgaaatcagAATCATTTGGCGTCTAAACTAAATAGAGAAAACAAATATTCATCCAACGAGGAAACTGAATTTTGCAGCTTTCAGCTATCATATatagcagggtggtccaaacccaggcccacgGACCACATGTGCCCCGccacttcattatctgtggcccacgTCGCATTCGAAGAGTAATAAAAATATCGTATTTTGAATTGCTTCTCAtgaaataaatcagaaaaatcgttTAACATATTATTGTTATATCACCCCTGTGACTGAATTGACCAGTATgatggctagctgaagcaactagcaaagttgaatgatgcgATGGGCGGtttaaattgttatctggatttctatctttttggttgggaatatatgctaacaatataggcatgatagaaaactaaaaatcgaatgcggattccattagcctaggttggcatTTGgcaatgcctgataactatgtgtttacacaatagaagtgcttgttttgtactacactgtttacctattcttggtactattgtggcccgcgaccaaTGGCAAAATAATTTGGTGGCCCGCGGAGCCcccaaccttggaccaccctgatatataGTATTGACCAAATGCTTTTCATCTGTATATC from the Styela clava chromosome 5, kaStyClav1.hap1.2, whole genome shotgun sequence genome contains:
- the LOC120335668 gene encoding uncharacterized protein LOC120335668 isoform X1 codes for the protein MESITSIQQQTTRVVSNRDGSIHSKTGSFRKRRLQRQKMSFKEEPQSESQNFSFPSAINEERNATERHGYQMELYGHGRQAVGYTLEHPDIKNSSSPIIGRQDTEELGLTEEELERELEITVLNRMRNYLCDHLEPERFFPYLQTKEYLDQDSCEQIRNERTTKSRVNKMLDILIKSGPQPLKALIKAIQKSGTTQKFILEKLREENVKIHSNPYNLERLRQIRERMELTNPYHPGVWYAGPPPPYTPVSRGVVQCDATSSVYPASEFRHPASTPSLRSHPKSLECRNNIPLSEQSFPSFQLNNENPPFHPPPHMLRNYYPKPPIVNNGDNSVVPSDPPSQVCPSHFQTSDFPPGSSGFMKHNPVNITASNEILREQIREEEKISLVHSLSGGSQATLTDHIATNQEKEVVKFQSAEPQRTVSYPWNRSPRTPTENDVSVVKTRSSPTTVSSMPVKTINSSNSNISDSPTINSPQLENISISDTNLSTYPKNIKSYQSCQNGSIQPSCFTSSTYGDIDSRLPTIKSSDATEPKPSSPTNYQPRSSNNRPFRPASQFGAARQFSTPLEPIPSVEVTPSIETIESFTIRRPPTEHEDASIIERLANDDEGELSSLEISTDSDSEQ
- the LOC120335668 gene encoding uncharacterized protein LOC120335668 isoform X3 gives rise to the protein MESITSIQQQTTRVVSNRDGSIHSKTGSFRKRRLQRQKMSFKEEPQSESQNFSFPSAINEERNATERHGYQMELYGHGRQAVGYTLEHPDIKNSSSPIIGRQDTEELGLTEEELERELEITVLNRMRNYLCDHLEPERFFPYLQTKEYLDQDSCEQIRNERTTKSRVNKMLDILIKSGPQPLKALIKAIQKSGTTQKFILEKLREENVKIHSNPYNLERLRQIRERMELTNPYHPGVWYAGPPPPYTPVSRGVVQCDATSSVYPASEFRHPASTPSLRSHPKSLECRNNIPLSEQSFPSFQLNNENPPFHPPPHMLRNYYPKPPIVNNGDNSVVPSDPPSQVCPSHFQTSDFPPGSSGFMKHNPVNITASNEILREQIREEEKISLVHSLSGGSQATLTDHIATNQSAEPQRTVSYPWNRSPRTPTENDVSVVKTRSSPTTVSSMPVKTINSSNSNISDSPTINSPQLENISISDTNLSTYPKNIKSYQSCQNGSIQPSCFTSSTYGDIDSRLPTIKSSDATEPKPSSPTNYQPRSSNNRPFRPASQFGAARQFSTPLEPIPSVEVTPSIETIESFTIRRPPTEHEDASIIERLANDDEGELSSLEISTDSDSEQ
- the LOC120335668 gene encoding uncharacterized protein LOC120335668 isoform X2, translating into MESITSIQQQTTRVVSNRDGSIHSKTGSFRKRRLQRQKMSFKEEPQSESQNFSFPSAINEERNATERHGYQMELYGHGRQAVGYTLEHPDIKNSSSPIIGRQDTEELGLTEEELERELEITVLNRMRNYLCDHLEPERFFPYLQTKEYLDQDSCEQIRNERTTKSRVNKMLDILIKSGPQPLKALIKAIQKSGTTQKFILEKLREENVKIHSNPYNLERLRQIRERMELTNPYHPGVWYAGPPPPYTPVSRGVVQCDATSSVYPASEFRHPASTPSLRSHPKSLECRNNIPLSEQSFPSFQLNNENPPFHPPPHMLRNYYPKPPINGDNSVVPSDPPSQVCPSHFQTSDFPPGSSGFMKHNPVNITASNEILREQIREEEKISLVHSLSGGSQATLTDHIATNQEKEVVKFQSAEPQRTVSYPWNRSPRTPTENDVSVVKTRSSPTTVSSMPVKTINSSNSNISDSPTINSPQLENISISDTNLSTYPKNIKSYQSCQNGSIQPSCFTSSTYGDIDSRLPTIKSSDATEPKPSSPTNYQPRSSNNRPFRPASQFGAARQFSTPLEPIPSVEVTPSIETIESFTIRRPPTEHEDASIIERLANDDEGELSSLEISTDSDSEQ